In Ruminiclostridium papyrosolvens DSM 2782, the following proteins share a genomic window:
- a CDS encoding translation factor GTPase family protein, translated as MKKLIIGILAHVDAGKTTLSESILYLSGKIGKLGRVDNKDAYLDTYELERARGITIFSKQAVLETGEVNITLLDTPGHVDFSAEMERTLQVLDYAILVISGADGVQGHTKTLWLLLQMYNIPAFIFVNKMDQIGTDKEKLIKDMKKQLGEGCIEFGKVDTTEFYEQLSMCDEIILENYLETGHIETQQISKAMRERKVFPCFFGSALKLDGIDELMQGIGVYSTIPSYPAEFGAKIFKITRDEQGTRLTHLKITGGKLKVKDLLTNGKWEEKVNQIRIYSGKKYDAASEATAGEVCAVTGLNQTRPGEGLGIEAASGSPLLEPVLFYRIILPEGCDPRMMLPKLRQIEEEEPELNIVWDEQLQEIHAQIMGEVQIEILQSVIQSRFGVSVSFDAGRIVYKETIGNTVEGVGHFEPLRHYAEVHLLMEPGEPGGGLQFGLECSEDILSRSWQRLILTHLAEKTHKGVLTGSALTDVKITLVSGRAHNKHTEGGDFRAATYRAVRQGLMEAESILLEPYYTFQLELPEKMVGRAMTDIEKMHGVSSISQTNGETAVLVGSAPVITMRNYQKEVNAYTKGAGRLFCSVKGYEPCHNAQEVIDNIGYDAERDMANPTGSVFCANGTGFSVPWDEVKNYMHIQSYLKNKDNSLKEQEKRHGVSQELSISLEEIDQIINRTYYVNQGKKSAWRRRKTAEESYYEKASYVSAQKEFKEEYLLVDGYNILFAWPELKELSDKNTDAARMKLLDLLSNYQGIRQCRIIVVFDAYRVQGHREEIISYNNIHVVYTKEAQTADQYIEKFAHDNQKKYNITVATSDGLQQIIVRGAGCALLSARELKIDMEEANRRIKQEFQEIQGMGRSYLMDALPEKAKQQMEILIKEEKDV; from the coding sequence ATGAAAAAACTAATCATTGGAATATTGGCACATGTTGATGCAGGCAAGACGACATTATCAGAGAGTATCCTTTATCTTAGCGGTAAAATCGGTAAATTGGGAAGGGTAGACAATAAGGATGCGTACTTGGATACCTACGAGTTGGAAAGAGCCAGAGGAATCACTATTTTTTCCAAACAGGCTGTGCTTGAGACAGGCGAGGTAAATATTACGCTATTGGATACACCGGGACATGTGGATTTTTCAGCTGAAATGGAGCGAACACTACAGGTATTGGACTATGCGATTTTGGTAATAAGCGGTGCAGATGGGGTACAGGGACATACGAAAACACTGTGGCTGCTACTGCAAATGTACAATATTCCTGCCTTTATTTTTGTAAATAAGATGGACCAGATTGGGACGGATAAAGAAAAATTAATAAAGGATATGAAAAAGCAGTTAGGCGAAGGATGTATTGAATTTGGCAAGGTTGATACAACCGAGTTTTACGAGCAGCTGTCCATGTGCGATGAAATAATTCTTGAAAACTATCTGGAAACAGGACATATAGAGACACAACAGATTAGTAAAGCTATGAGAGAACGCAAAGTATTTCCATGCTTTTTTGGCTCGGCTTTGAAATTGGATGGCATTGACGAATTAATGCAAGGCATTGGGGTGTACTCAACGATACCATCCTATCCGGCAGAATTTGGAGCTAAGATATTTAAAATAACAAGGGACGAACAAGGAACCCGTCTTACCCATTTGAAGATTACAGGAGGAAAGCTGAAGGTAAAAGACCTCTTGACAAACGGGAAATGGGAAGAAAAAGTGAACCAAATCCGCATTTATTCCGGGAAGAAATATGACGCAGCAAGTGAAGCCACGGCAGGAGAGGTATGTGCAGTAACAGGACTTAATCAGACCAGACCGGGAGAGGGCTTGGGAATAGAGGCTGCATCAGGTTCACCTCTGTTGGAGCCAGTGCTGTTTTATCGGATTATACTTCCGGAAGGCTGTGACCCAAGAATGATGCTTCCAAAGTTACGGCAGATTGAAGAAGAGGAACCTGAACTTAACATTGTATGGGATGAGCAATTACAGGAGATACATGCGCAGATTATGGGTGAGGTACAGATAGAGATACTCCAAAGTGTAATACAAAGCCGTTTTGGAGTATCGGTATCCTTCGATGCAGGACGCATTGTGTATAAGGAAACCATCGGGAATACTGTTGAGGGGGTAGGACATTTTGAACCCCTGAGACATTATGCGGAAGTTCATCTTTTAATGGAGCCGGGAGAGCCGGGTGGCGGTTTGCAGTTTGGATTGGAGTGTAGTGAGGATATTCTCAGCAGAAGTTGGCAAAGGCTGATTCTAACCCATCTGGCTGAGAAAACCCATAAAGGCGTGCTTACAGGGTCAGCCCTTACCGATGTTAAAATTACTCTTGTTTCAGGAAGAGCACATAATAAGCATACTGAAGGCGGCGATTTCAGAGCTGCAACCTACCGTGCGGTAAGGCAAGGCTTAATGGAAGCAGAATCCATACTTTTAGAGCCGTATTATACCTTTCAGCTGGAACTGCCTGAGAAAATGGTAGGAAGAGCTATGACTGATATTGAGAAAATGCACGGCGTAAGCAGTATATCACAGACAAACGGCGAAACTGCAGTACTTGTGGGAAGTGCCCCTGTTATTACCATGAGGAATTATCAGAAAGAAGTAAATGCGTATACCAAAGGAGCAGGCAGACTTTTTTGCAGTGTGAAAGGTTATGAGCCTTGTCACAACGCACAGGAGGTTATAGATAACATCGGGTATGACGCCGAAAGAGATATGGCAAATCCTACAGGTTCTGTCTTTTGTGCAAATGGGACGGGATTTTCTGTCCCTTGGGATGAAGTAAAGAATTACATGCACATACAAAGCTACCTTAAAAATAAAGATAATTCATTGAAGGAACAGGAAAAAAGACATGGAGTTTCTCAGGAATTGTCTATCAGCTTAGAGGAGATTGACCAGATTATCAATAGAACCTATTATGTTAATCAAGGTAAAAAATCTGCATGGAGAAGACGCAAAACAGCTGAGGAAAGTTATTATGAAAAAGCTTCCTATGTTAGCGCACAGAAAGAATTTAAAGAAGAATACCTTCTTGTGGATGGCTATAACATTTTATTTGCATGGCCGGAACTAAAGGAGCTTTCCGATAAGAATACAGATGCTGCGAGAATGAAGCTCCTTGATTTGCTCAGCAACTATCAGGGAATTCGCCAATGCCGGATTATAGTGGTATTTGATGCTTACCGTGTTCAAGGGCATCGTGAGGAGATAATTAGTTATAATAACATCCATGTGGTATATACTAAAGAGGCACAAACAGCTGACCAGTATATAGAAAAATTTGCTCATGACAATCAGAAAAAATATAATATAACAGTTGCAACATCCGACGGTCTGCAGCAGATAATTGTGAGAGGTGCCGGATGTGCCTTGTTATCTGCCAGAGAACTAAAAATTGATATGGAAGAGGCCAATAGAAGAATAAAACAGGAGTTTCAGGAAATACAGGGAATGGGCCGCAGTTATCTGATGGATGCATTGCCGGAGAAGGCAAAGCAGCAAATGGAGATATTAATTAAAGAAGAAAAGGATGTTTAA
- a CDS encoding nitroreductase family protein, with product MNEIIENILTRRSVRSFKNEQISVEDLNTILLAGSYAPSGMGMQSWKFTAIQNEDSMKKVNEAIRQTLLTIPVVAETHPYIVSLIKKAEDENSNFLYNAPTYIIVSNLKDNTNAMPDSALAIGNMMLAAHSLGIGSCWLNQLPGLSNMPLIRKLMDDLGIPDSHIIYGSVVMGYAAAEPASAAPRKDVINIV from the coding sequence ATGAATGAAATAATAGAAAATATATTAACAAGAAGAAGTGTAAGAAGCTTTAAAAATGAGCAGATATCTGTAGAGGATTTAAACACAATTCTATTAGCAGGAAGCTATGCCCCAAGCGGTATGGGAATGCAGAGTTGGAAATTTACTGCCATACAAAATGAGGATTCAATGAAAAAGGTCAATGAGGCTATCCGTCAAACCCTTTTAACTATTCCGGTTGTGGCAGAAACCCATCCTTATATTGTGAGCCTGATTAAAAAAGCGGAAGACGAGAATTCTAATTTCCTGTATAACGCCCCAACCTATATTATTGTCTCAAATTTGAAAGACAACACAAATGCAATGCCGGATTCAGCATTAGCTATTGGTAATATGATGCTGGCGGCGCATTCTCTTGGTATTGGTTCTTGTTGGCTAAACCAATTGCCGGGACTATCAAACATGCCTTTAATACGTAAACTAATGGATGACTTGGGAATCCCTGATAGCCACATTATATACGGTTCCGTTGTAATGGGTTATGCAGCGGCAGAACCTGCTTCGGCTGCTCCACGCAAAGATGTAATAAACATTGTTTAA
- a CDS encoding TetR/AcrR family transcriptional regulator, translating into MARTQEQNDKMSLATKHKIIEAGLSLFSRKGFSKTSVKDIAQTAGISTGLIYCHFSTKEELFSEILKKTIIEMSKAVRFPEDSNISPAQTFARFTANLLKDIQSSEDLSDYFLLITRCILEKDALNLMEEFKKSDLLLFENTARLIEKGQELGEFKQGNSYKMSLMFFSVIQGITDMKLFMGDKYVAPETSDIMTFLLK; encoded by the coding sequence ATGGCCCGTACACAGGAACAAAATGACAAAATGTCATTGGCAACAAAACATAAGATTATTGAAGCAGGTCTTAGTCTGTTTTCACGAAAAGGTTTTTCTAAGACCAGTGTAAAAGATATTGCACAAACAGCAGGTATAAGTACAGGCCTTATTTATTGCCATTTTTCTACAAAAGAAGAACTGTTTAGTGAGATACTGAAAAAAACTATAATAGAAATGTCAAAGGCAGTTCGATTCCCTGAGGATTCAAATATTTCTCCCGCCCAAACTTTTGCTAGGTTTACAGCTAACTTATTAAAAGATATCCAATCAAGCGAAGATTTATCTGACTATTTTCTTTTGATAACCCGTTGCATTTTAGAGAAAGATGCTTTAAATTTGATGGAAGAATTTAAAAAATCTGATTTATTATTATTCGAAAATACTGCAAGATTAATTGAAAAGGGTCAAGAGCTGGGTGAATTTAAACAGGGTAATTCGTATAAAATGTCACTTATGTTTTTTTCGGTAATCCAGGGAATTACGGATATGAAGTTATTTATGGGAGATAAATACGTCGCCCCTGAAACGAGCGATATTATGACTTTTTTATTAAAATAA
- a CDS encoding dockerin type I domain-containing protein: MKKSNFITFLLLAALITFCLPTASFAADTGKVSGSEVLVIGDSFLALSHDITSRLQQNARNDGILASTDKFRDLSVSGTMLNGGISPNIPTQYQNGVNAGTVKYVIMDGGGNDCLGGSVDGAVTAAKSLFQQMTKSGTVKVFYLFYPDAQGGLSGMLNPKLNTLRPQIQSIVTGSTSPKGYFLDLRPTFEGKYSSYILSDGIHPTLAGSNAAADAIWAEMKKVGFFETTPLTPKVGDCNNDGSIDSIDFSLLKQYLLNGGSTYNSAMDLNADNVINALDVVIMKKYLLGMVNTLPAV; this comes from the coding sequence ATGAAAAAATCCAATTTTATTACTTTCCTGTTGTTGGCTGCATTAATTACTTTTTGCTTGCCAACAGCTTCCTTTGCCGCTGATACCGGCAAAGTTTCGGGAAGTGAAGTCCTTGTAATAGGAGATTCATTTTTAGCCTTGTCTCATGATATTACAAGCAGACTGCAACAAAATGCAAGAAACGATGGAATCCTGGCTTCAACCGACAAGTTCAGAGATCTCTCAGTAAGCGGAACTATGTTGAACGGTGGAATATCTCCAAATATTCCCACACAGTATCAGAATGGTGTAAATGCAGGTACTGTAAAATACGTAATAATGGATGGCGGCGGAAATGACTGCTTAGGCGGTAGCGTTGATGGTGCGGTTACAGCTGCAAAAAGTTTATTTCAGCAGATGACTAAAAGCGGAACTGTAAAAGTATTTTATCTGTTTTATCCGGATGCTCAAGGAGGATTGTCTGGTATGTTAAATCCAAAACTTAACACTCTCAGACCTCAGATTCAGAGTATTGTGACTGGTTCAACATCACCAAAAGGATATTTCCTTGATTTAAGACCAACTTTTGAAGGAAAGTATTCTTCATACATTTTGTCTGACGGAATTCATCCGACATTGGCAGGAAGTAATGCAGCAGCAGATGCTATATGGGCAGAAATGAAAAAGGTCGGTTTCTTTGAAACTACTCCATTAACACCAAAAGTCGGAGATTGCAACAATGACGGAAGTATTGATTCTATAGATTTTTCACTACTAAAGCAGTATTTGCTCAATGGCGGAAGTACATATAATAGTGCTATGGATTTAAATGCTGATAATGTAATAAACGCACTAGATGTTGTAATCATGAAAAAGTACTTACTGGGAATGGTAAATACACTTCCTGCTGTGTAA
- a CDS encoding S8 family peptidase, which produces MRLRVFLVAVLIVILLPVPALAAKFKPVRLAVIDTGISETAISKTNISSGRNYILPNQTTADTVGHGTAIASIIVGSKAADIKGICPETILIPLVYYGKNEAGDTIKGDGTLLAKIIREAVEVYDCKILNISSGVLNDTPALRDAVTWAEKQGALVISSAGNDGDDTVYYPGAYSNALCVGAVNEVNSAPADFSNTNGEVDILAPGEKLPTATMKGNSLPATGTSYSTAYISGVAAKLMTEYPELTTEQVRQIIYASATDFGTMGYDRASGWGILNKEKALVYARQGWLFRDVVPSKWYFDGVNKAAKLGLLQGTSTVEFSPNQPATRAMLWRMLYSLQGLQLSESTMTEHRNAQLWASANGISDGTNPNDTITREQMAVMLYRYTAAFGYDLGKRTNLSKFSDEGEISPYAKDALAWANAYGLISGTGTRTLSPQGSSTRAQMAVTLIKFYDLVLGGVKHM; this is translated from the coding sequence ATGAGACTGCGTGTATTTTTAGTCGCAGTACTGATTGTTATACTATTACCCGTACCTGCTTTGGCTGCAAAGTTCAAACCCGTACGGCTGGCCGTAATCGATACAGGTATTTCCGAAACAGCTATCTCTAAGACAAATATTTCTTCCGGGCGAAACTACATTCTGCCTAATCAAACCACTGCCGACACAGTTGGACACGGCACGGCAATAGCTTCTATCATTGTAGGCAGCAAGGCAGCCGATATAAAGGGTATTTGCCCGGAAACAATTCTGATTCCACTGGTATATTACGGAAAAAATGAGGCTGGTGACACCATTAAGGGTGACGGAACCCTGCTGGCAAAAATTATTCGGGAAGCAGTGGAGGTCTATGACTGTAAAATCCTCAATATAAGTTCCGGTGTTTTGAACGATACACCGGCTCTGCGGGATGCGGTGACATGGGCGGAGAAACAGGGTGCGTTGGTCATTTCCAGTGCGGGAAATGACGGAGACGACACCGTTTACTATCCCGGTGCATACAGCAATGCTCTATGTGTGGGTGCGGTAAATGAAGTGAATAGTGCTCCGGCAGACTTCTCAAACACTAATGGCGAAGTAGATATATTGGCTCCCGGAGAAAAGTTACCAACAGCTACCATGAAGGGCAATAGCCTTCCGGCTACCGGTACCAGCTATTCCACAGCATATATTTCAGGCGTTGCAGCTAAGTTGATGACGGAATATCCCGAACTGACAACGGAACAGGTACGTCAGATAATATATGCCTCTGCCACAGATTTCGGTACTATGGGCTATGACAGAGCTTCCGGCTGGGGTATTTTGAATAAGGAGAAGGCCCTTGTCTACGCACGGCAGGGCTGGCTGTTCCGGGATGTGGTTCCGTCAAAATGGTACTTTGACGGAGTGAATAAAGCTGCAAAATTGGGGCTTTTACAAGGGACGAGTACGGTTGAATTTTCTCCGAATCAGCCTGCGACTCGGGCCATGCTATGGAGGATGCTCTACAGTTTGCAAGGACTACAACTTTCTGAAAGCACCATGACTGAGCATAGGAATGCTCAGTTGTGGGCATCAGCAAATGGCATTTCTGACGGCACAAACCCCAATGACACAATTACAAGGGAACAGATGGCGGTAATGCTGTATCGTTACACCGCCGCTTTCGGTTATGATTTAGGTAAACGGACTAATTTGAGTAAATTTTCTGATGAAGGTGAAATCAGCCCTTACGCAAAGGATGCCTTAGCATGGGCTAATGCTTATGGACTTATCAGCGGAACGGGTACCAGGACTTTATCACCACAAGGTAGTTCTACCAGAGCTCAGATGGCTGTGACTCTAATTAAATTTTATGATTTAGTATTAGGTGGAGTAAAACATATGTGA
- a CDS encoding TetR/AcrR family transcriptional regulator: MNKKMTTRTKQAIASKNKIYKCGEKLIQKYGFDSVTVEQIAKKAGVSVGTYYYYYESKMALLREAFNKADKYFLEQVEGKLTEAGCKKRIVEFFDIYADYTLKDGIDVIKKFYTSENKMFIVDGRGMQTVLTNIIKAGHKNNEISNDSAPEALTKMLFVVARGIIFDWCLHDGKTDLKTQMKEIMEIMTKQI; encoded by the coding sequence ATGAACAAAAAAATGACAACAAGAACTAAGCAGGCAATTGCATCAAAAAATAAAATATATAAGTGCGGAGAAAAGCTGATTCAAAAATATGGCTTTGATTCTGTAACAGTAGAACAGATTGCAAAAAAGGCCGGTGTATCGGTAGGTACATACTATTATTATTATGAATCTAAAATGGCTCTTTTAAGAGAGGCATTTAATAAGGCTGATAAGTATTTCCTGGAACAAGTAGAAGGTAAATTAACAGAAGCAGGATGCAAAAAGCGAATAGTAGAATTTTTTGACATTTATGCAGACTATACTTTAAAAGATGGAATTGATGTGATAAAAAAGTTTTATACGTCAGAAAATAAAATGTTTATTGTTGATGGTAGGGGTATGCAAACTGTTTTAACAAATATTATTAAAGCCGGGCACAAAAATAATGAGATAAGTAATGATTCAGCCCCGGAAGCCTTGACAAAGATGCTTTTTGTTGTTGCAAGAGGTATCATATTTGATTGGTGTTTGCACGACGGAAAAACTGATTTAAAAACTCAGATGAAAGAAATTATGGAAATAATGACAAAACAGATATAA
- a CDS encoding DUF6320 domain-containing protein, which yields MKKCSNCGVSVYSTNKKCPLCQRPLSKEDTTAEKTWYPIYSVAEARQPNRFVSRLTAFIAIVIISICVFTNFFATPDTLWCLNVITCVLYGWLLIRHTFLSKVHLGQKIIVQVLGLTGMLLILNMLEGGSRWSVNYIFPFLIIGATFLITLIVVVKKMLWKEFVGFIIALILLGFLPLLLYVIGVSQILWAAATSELYAFLTFSGMIIFSDKGFKNEMLRRFHF from the coding sequence ATGAAAAAATGCTCAAACTGCGGTGTTTCAGTTTATTCAACAAATAAGAAGTGTCCACTTTGCCAGAGACCTCTGTCAAAGGAGGATACAACAGCAGAAAAGACCTGGTATCCTATTTATTCCGTTGCCGAAGCCCGGCAGCCAAACCGTTTTGTTTCAAGATTGACTGCTTTTATTGCAATAGTTATTATAAGTATTTGTGTTTTCACGAATTTTTTTGCCACACCGGATACTTTGTGGTGCCTTAATGTTATAACTTGTGTACTTTACGGATGGCTTCTTATAAGGCATACCTTTTTATCCAAGGTACATTTGGGACAAAAAATTATTGTACAAGTCCTTGGATTGACAGGAATGCTGCTGATATTAAATATGTTGGAAGGGGGCAGCCGCTGGTCGGTAAACTACATTTTCCCGTTTTTAATCATTGGTGCAACCTTTCTGATAACCTTGATTGTCGTTGTTAAAAAAATGCTGTGGAAGGAATTTGTCGGTTTCATAATTGCACTTATCCTGTTGGGATTTTTACCACTGCTTTTATACGTAATTGGCGTATCACAGATATTATGGGCTGCTGCTACATCAGAATTATATGCATTTTTAACCTTTTCAGGTATGATAATTTTTTCCGATAAAGGCTTTAAAAATGAGATGCTCCGAAGGTTTCATTTTTAG
- a CDS encoding FAD-dependent oxidoreductase, protein MKKISDLIIVGAGPAGLMAAKTASEMGLSVIIVEKSKSLTHLKRACSAQIILDDGYENEFVHVNDGKITFERNNFEVNYTGQLKNVTDKYYHSPSGHKIHFAHPDRKPFAVKFDKNKLIQDLCKECDDLGVDIRMSTMACEGWDMGDYVKIVLKENDKHYTIEAKKAIIAEGVNAKLTGIFGLNKNRHHFATAHVVKYFLKGVSEYIPDSWNLYYGKAYHSNAAVIIGPSLYGDDTVELTLSGSANMRPVSIFENLLTNSPLKNLLANATVLDTHGCAVKAFMSLKKPYTDNVLSIGDSAAFVEVEVQGALMCGYHAAKAIKNELEGKNGFEKYTDWWNKSFEFNRDEYLKVSQGYALVPTYTDDELDYLFSLLEGITLEGTYSQYKTPKLIWDSILQNQDKIKTKRPEIFNKILNMNQLTLTGTF, encoded by the coding sequence ATGAAAAAAATATCAGACTTGATTATTGTGGGTGCCGGTCCGGCAGGACTTATGGCTGCAAAGACAGCGTCTGAAATGGGGCTTAGTGTTATAATAGTTGAGAAAAGCAAAAGTCTAACTCACTTGAAACGTGCATGTTCTGCACAGATAATTCTTGATGACGGATATGAAAATGAATTTGTCCACGTAAATGATGGGAAAATAACCTTTGAAAGGAATAATTTTGAGGTTAATTATACAGGGCAATTGAAAAATGTTACCGACAAATACTATCACTCTCCCAGTGGACATAAAATTCATTTTGCCCATCCCGACAGGAAGCCATTTGCTGTTAAGTTTGATAAGAATAAGCTTATTCAGGACTTATGCAAAGAATGCGATGATTTAGGAGTAGACATAAGAATGTCAACTATGGCCTGCGAAGGTTGGGATATGGGTGACTATGTTAAAATAGTGCTTAAAGAAAATGATAAACATTATACAATTGAAGCAAAGAAAGCAATTATTGCTGAAGGCGTCAATGCAAAGCTTACTGGAATATTTGGTCTTAATAAAAACAGACACCATTTTGCAACAGCTCACGTTGTAAAATATTTTCTAAAGGGGGTGTCTGAGTATATTCCTGACAGCTGGAACTTATACTACGGAAAAGCGTATCATTCCAATGCCGCAGTAATTATAGGACCAAGCTTATATGGCGATGATACTGTTGAATTAACACTTTCCGGCAGTGCAAATATGAGGCCCGTATCTATTTTTGAAAACCTCCTTACAAACAGCCCTCTTAAAAACCTGCTTGCCAATGCAACTGTATTGGACACTCATGGCTGTGCAGTTAAAGCCTTTATGTCTCTAAAGAAACCGTATACAGATAATGTCCTGTCTATAGGCGACAGTGCTGCTTTTGTTGAAGTTGAGGTACAGGGTGCTCTAATGTGCGGATATCATGCTGCAAAGGCTATTAAGAACGAGCTTGAAGGTAAAAACGGTTTTGAAAAATATACTGATTGGTGGAATAAGTCTTTTGAGTTTAACCGTGATGAATATCTTAAAGTTTCGCAAGGCTATGCATTAGTTCCAACATATACAGATGATGAACTCGATTACTTGTTCTCTTTGTTGGAAGGGATAACACTGGAGGGTACATATAGCCAATATAAGACCCCAAAGCTTATATGGGATTCCATTTTGCAGAATCAGGATAAAATTAAAACAAAAAGACCTGAAATATTTAATAAAATATTGAATATGAATCAACTGACACTAACGGGGACATTTTAG
- a CDS encoding tRNA dihydrouridine synthase yields MKFYFAPMEGLTGYIYRNAHRALFDGMDKYFSPFIIANQIDGFKTRDLRDILPENNQGLVLVPQVLTNNAKDFIYTSKKINSMGYNEINLNLGCPSGTVVSKNRGSGFLAKKEELDAFLEEIFSQAMTKISVKTRIGKDHPEEFYDLINIFNKYPVEELIIHPRIQKDFYKNKPNLQIFKDALGLSKNTVCYNGDIFTSKDYVKFHEDFPSVDTLMLGRGLLMNPALVHEIKNGTKLEKNLLKEFHNKIYNDYKDILSGERNVLFKMKELWFYMINVFTDNEKHAKKIKKSQRLSDYDEAVSRLFEEQPVET; encoded by the coding sequence ATGAAGTTTTATTTTGCACCAATGGAGGGGCTGACCGGATATATTTATAGAAATGCACACAGAGCTCTTTTTGATGGCATGGACAAATACTTTTCTCCTTTTATTATCGCAAATCAAATAGATGGCTTTAAGACCAGAGACTTAAGAGATATTTTGCCTGAAAATAATCAAGGGTTGGTTTTAGTTCCACAAGTGCTTACTAATAATGCAAAAGACTTTATTTACACTTCAAAAAAAATTAATAGTATGGGTTACAATGAGATAAATCTCAATTTGGGATGCCCCTCAGGGACTGTAGTTTCCAAAAACAGAGGCTCAGGTTTTCTTGCAAAAAAGGAAGAACTTGATGCCTTTTTAGAAGAAATTTTCTCACAGGCTATGACCAAAATATCTGTTAAAACCAGAATAGGCAAAGACCATCCTGAGGAATTTTATGATTTAATAAATATATTTAATAAATATCCTGTTGAAGAGCTTATTATACATCCTCGAATACAAAAGGATTTTTATAAAAATAAGCCCAATTTGCAGATTTTTAAGGATGCCTTGGGGCTAAGTAAAAATACTGTCTGCTATAATGGTGATATTTTTACGTCAAAGGATTATGTGAAATTTCATGAGGACTTCCCAAGTGTAGATACTCTGATGCTAGGCAGAGGATTATTAATGAACCCTGCCCTGGTACATGAAATTAAAAATGGCACTAAATTGGAAAAGAATTTATTGAAGGAGTTCCACAACAAAATATATAATGATTATAAAGATATACTTTCAGGAGAACGCAATGTTTTATTTAAAATGAAAGAGTTATGGTTCTATATGATAAATGTCTTTACTGATAATGAAAAACACGCAAAAAAAATCAAGAAGTCACAAAGATTATCTGATTATGACGAAGCTGTTTCCAGACTATTTGAAGAACAGCCCGTAGAAACCTAA